A section of the Melopsittacus undulatus isolate bMelUnd1 chromosome 3, bMelUnd1.mat.Z, whole genome shotgun sequence genome encodes:
- the ENPP4 gene encoding bis(5'-adenosyl)-triphosphatase ENPP4 isoform X1, translating into MNSMLTLLFSGVVACCARSAGEPVSRLLLVSFDGFRADYLETYKLPHLQKFIEDGVLVKQVTNSFITKTFPNHYTIVTGLYEESHGIVANDMYDADAKKKFSQFNDSDPFWWNEAVPIWVTNQQQGNGASAAAMWPGTDVKINDTTPQFFMKYNFSVTFEERVEKIIAWLNSSNPIVSFAILYWEEPDASGHKYGPDDTENMRKVLEEVDNHIGFLTKKLKALGLWDTINIIITSDHGMASCSAKKLIVLDDCIGRDNYTLIDKSPVAAVLPRQNKEDVYNLLKKCNSHMKVYLREEIPDRFHYCHNKRIQPIILVADEGWTIVQNESLSKLGDHGYDNALPSMHPFLAAHGPAFHRGYKQSTINNVDIYPMMCHILGLTPLPHNGTFSNTKCLLADQWCINLPEAIGIVIGALMVLTTFTCIIIISKNRVAPARPFSRLQLQYDDDDPLIG; encoded by the exons ATGAACTCGATGTTAACATTACTTTTCTCTGGAGTAGTTGCCTGTTGTGCTCGCTCTGCGGGTGAACCAGTATCCAGGTTACTCCTTGTGTCCTTTGATGGCTTCAGGGCTGATTACTTGGAAACCTATAAACTTCCTCATCTTCAGAAATTCATTGAGGATGGTGTGCTTGTAAAACAAGTTACAAATTCTTTTATCACCAAGACTTTCCCAAACCATTATACCATAGTGACAGGTTTATATGAAGAAAGTCATGGCATTGTGGCCAATGACATGTACGATGCAGATGCCAAGAAGAAGTTTTCACAGTTCAATGATTCTGATCCCTTCTGGTGGAATGAGGCAGTTCCAATTTGGGTGACAAACCAACAGCAGGGAAATGGAGCAAGTGCTGCTGCAATGTGGCCTGGTACCGACGTAAAAATTAATGATACAACCCCTCAGTTCTTCATGAAGTACAACTTTTCAGTAACATTTGAGGAGAGAGTGGAGAAAATCATTGCCTGGCTGAACAGCTCTAATCCAATAGTCAGTTTTGCTATACTGTACTGGGAAGAACCGGATGCAAGTGGACACAAATATGGGCCAGATGACACTGAGAACATGCGCAAGGTATTAGAAGAAGTGGATAATCATATCGGTTTCCTTACCAAGAAATTGAAGGCATTAGGTTTGTGGGATACTATTAATATCATAATAACAAGTGATCATGGAATGGCCTCCTGTTCAGCAAAGAAGCTGATTGTCCTGGATGACTGCATTGGGCGCGACAACTACACTCTAATAGACAAGAGTCCAgttgctgcagtgctgccaaGACAGa ACAAGGAAGATGTGTATAACTTACTGAAAAAATGCAACAGTCACATGAAAGTGTATCTCAGAGAAGAAATTCCAGACAGATTTCATTATTGCCATAATAAGAGAATCCAACCTATAATCCTGGTTGCAGACGAAGGCTGGACCATTGTACAGAACGAGTCACTGTCAAAAT TAGGTGACCATGGCTATGACAATGCTCTCCCAAGCATGCATCCATTCCTGGCTGCTCATGGACCTGCTTTTCATCGGGGTTACAAGCAGAGCACAATAAACAACGTTGATATTTACCCTATGATGTGCCACATCCTGGGCCTGACACCGCTGCCCCACAATGGCACTTTCAGTAACACCAAGTGCTTGCTTGCTGACCAGTGGTGCATAAACCTTCCAGAAGCTATTGGGATAGTCATTGGGGCTTTGATGGTACTGACTACCTTCACCTGCATTATTATAATCTCCAAGAATAGAGTAGCTCCTGCAAGGCCATTTTCCCGACTTCAGTTACAGTATGATGATGATGACCCTTTAATTGGATAG
- the ENPP4 gene encoding bis(5'-adenosyl)-triphosphatase ENPP4 isoform X2, with protein MNSMLTLLFSGVVACCARSAGEPVSRLLLVSFDGFRADYLETYKLPHLQKFIEDGVLVKQVTNSFITKTFPNHYTIVTGLYEESHGIVANDMYDADAKKKFSQFNDSDPFWWNEAVPIWVTNQQQGNGASAAAMWPGTDVKINDTTPQFFMKYNFSVTFEERVEKIIAWLNSSNPIVSFAILYWEEPDASGHKYGPDDTENMRKVLEEVDNHIGFLTKKLKALGLWDTINIIITSDHGMASCSAKKLIVLDDCIGRDNYTLIDKSPVAAVLPRQNKEDVYNLLKKCNSHMKVYLREEIPDRFHYCHNKRIQPIILVADEGWTIVQNESLSKCDHGYDNALPSMHPFLAAHGPAFHRGYKQSTINNVDIYPMMCHILGLTPLPHNGTFSNTKCLLADQWCINLPEAIGIVIGALMVLTTFTCIIIISKNRVAPARPFSRLQLQYDDDDPLIG; from the exons ATGAACTCGATGTTAACATTACTTTTCTCTGGAGTAGTTGCCTGTTGTGCTCGCTCTGCGGGTGAACCAGTATCCAGGTTACTCCTTGTGTCCTTTGATGGCTTCAGGGCTGATTACTTGGAAACCTATAAACTTCCTCATCTTCAGAAATTCATTGAGGATGGTGTGCTTGTAAAACAAGTTACAAATTCTTTTATCACCAAGACTTTCCCAAACCATTATACCATAGTGACAGGTTTATATGAAGAAAGTCATGGCATTGTGGCCAATGACATGTACGATGCAGATGCCAAGAAGAAGTTTTCACAGTTCAATGATTCTGATCCCTTCTGGTGGAATGAGGCAGTTCCAATTTGGGTGACAAACCAACAGCAGGGAAATGGAGCAAGTGCTGCTGCAATGTGGCCTGGTACCGACGTAAAAATTAATGATACAACCCCTCAGTTCTTCATGAAGTACAACTTTTCAGTAACATTTGAGGAGAGAGTGGAGAAAATCATTGCCTGGCTGAACAGCTCTAATCCAATAGTCAGTTTTGCTATACTGTACTGGGAAGAACCGGATGCAAGTGGACACAAATATGGGCCAGATGACACTGAGAACATGCGCAAGGTATTAGAAGAAGTGGATAATCATATCGGTTTCCTTACCAAGAAATTGAAGGCATTAGGTTTGTGGGATACTATTAATATCATAATAACAAGTGATCATGGAATGGCCTCCTGTTCAGCAAAGAAGCTGATTGTCCTGGATGACTGCATTGGGCGCGACAACTACACTCTAATAGACAAGAGTCCAgttgctgcagtgctgccaaGACAGa ACAAGGAAGATGTGTATAACTTACTGAAAAAATGCAACAGTCACATGAAAGTGTATCTCAGAGAAGAAATTCCAGACAGATTTCATTATTGCCATAATAAGAGAATCCAACCTATAATCCTGGTTGCAGACGAAGGCTGGACCATTGTACAGAACGAGTCACTGTCAAAAT GTGACCATGGCTATGACAATGCTCTCCCAAGCATGCATCCATTCCTGGCTGCTCATGGACCTGCTTTTCATCGGGGTTACAAGCAGAGCACAATAAACAACGTTGATATTTACCCTATGATGTGCCACATCCTGGGCCTGACACCGCTGCCCCACAATGGCACTTTCAGTAACACCAAGTGCTTGCTTGCTGACCAGTGGTGCATAAACCTTCCAGAAGCTATTGGGATAGTCATTGGGGCTTTGATGGTACTGACTACCTTCACCTGCATTATTATAATCTCCAAGAATAGAGTAGCTCCTGCAAGGCCATTTTCCCGACTTCAGTTACAGTATGATGATGATGACCCTTTAATTGGATAG